The Rubrobacter tropicus nucleotide sequence CGATCTCGGGGTCCGCGTGGTAGATGGCCGGGTCCAGAAAGGCCGTGATCCTGCCGTCCCGCGCCAACACGTTCGCGCTCCACACGTCGCCGTGGATCAGGGCCGGCGGGTTCGCCTCGCCGATGAGATCCTCCAGCCTCTCCGCCAGCCGCTCCACCCGTTTGAGGTCCGAAACCGGCAATCGGCCGGCCTCGTACGCCACGCGGGCGAAGTGGATCAGGCGCCGGTCGCGGAAGAAATCTACCCAGTTCTCCGTCCACGGGTTCGGCTGGTCGAGGCTCCCGATGAGCGTGTCCCGCTCGTGGCCGTAGGCGTCGGCGGTGATACCGTGCAGGGCCGCCAAAAGCTCTGCGGCGTGATGCTCGGCCTCGGCCGGGAACCGGCTCGCGCCCTCGACGAACTCCATCAATAGCAGCGTCTCGGTCCCGTGGAAGACCCGTGGGACGGGGAGGTCCGTTCTCTGTCGCAGGTAACGGAGCATGTACGCCTCGCGGTCCAGGTTGGAGTCGCCATCCCGGTCCACCTTCGCCACGAGCGGCGTGCCGTCCTGAAGATCCACCTTGTAGACCTCGCCGATGCAGCCGCCGCCGAGGGGCCGCGCGCTCTTGAGTCGCTCACCGAGATGGACCTCGACGCCCTCGGCGACGATCCTCTCAGCCATGGCCGTTCGGGTGCCGCTTCCGAATATCCTCGACGAGCCCCTCTGAGGCGGCTTCCACGAGGTCTATGACGCGCTCGAAACCGTCCGCCTCGCCGAAGTAAGGGTCCGGGACTTCCCGCTCCGGTCCTTCCGGGTCGAAGTCCAGAAAAGGTCGGACCACGGCGCTGCCGGAGCACATGGCGGAGACGTGGCGGTAGTTCTCTTCATCCATCGTGAGGACGTAGTCGAAGCGGCGACAGTCTTCCGTTGAGAACTTACGCGCCCGCTGGCCGCCGATGTCCAGGCCGCGTCTCGCGGCGCTCTCGACGGCCCGGCCGTCGGGCGGGGAGCCGACGTGCCAGCCGCCGGTCCCGGCGGAGTCCACCTCGACCTCGTCTTCGAGGCCCTCGCGCCGCAGCACGTTCTCGAAGACGCCCTGGGCTATCGGGCTCCGGCAGATGTTTCCCATGCAGACGAACAAGACTCTTGTGGTCATGGGGACGAATATACCGGCGGAGGCGGGCGTTGTCAGCGCCCCGTCAAGCGGGTTGCAGGAGGTTGGACCTCTGGGCAAAGCTTTCAGCTCTCAGCGGTCAGCTTTCGGCCAAGAGCAAAAAGCTGAAAGCGGAGGCGAAGCCGCAGCGCGCTGACGGCCGTCAACCTCCCAAGCCCGCCTCGCGGGCGCGGATGGCGGCCTGGACGCGGTCTGCGACCTGGAGCTTGCGGAAGATGTTGGAGACGTGGTTCTGGACTGTCTTGAGGCTGAGGAAGAGTTCGGCCGAGATCTCGGCGTTGCTAGCCCCGCGCGCGATGCGGGCCAGGATCTCCTCTTCCCGCTCGGTCAACTCGGGGAACGCCCGCGCGTTCTGGGGCCGCCCGGCGGAGAACAGCCCCATCACCCGCCGGGCGATGCCGGGACCGAAGATTGCCTCCCCGTTGGCGACGGCGCGGATGGCGCGCAGGACCTCGTCCTGGTGCGCCCCCTTCAACAAGTAGCCCAAAGCGCCGGCCCGCACGGCGGCGAAGACCGAGTCGTCGTCCTCGAGCATGGTAACGACGAGTACGCTGGCGTCGGGATTGAATCTCAGTATGTCGCGCGTCGCCTCGATGCCGTTCTTGTTCGGCATGTTGAGGTCCATCAGGATCACGTCGGGCCGCAGCTCGGCGGCCAGCCTGACGGCCTCCTCCCCGTCGGCGGCCTCCCCGACGACCTCGGTCTCCTCCACCGAGTCGAGCAGCCCGTGCATCCCGTCCCTGAAGAGGGGATGGTCGTCGGCGAGGAGCACGCGGAAGGGGCTCACGCGCCGCCCTCGGGGGAAAACGGCAGTTCCGCCCGCACGAGGGTGCCGCCGTCCGGGTGCGCCCCCACGGCCAGCGTGCCGCCGAGCTCTTCCGCCCGCTCCCGCATGGAGGAGAGGCCCACGCCGAGACCGCCGTCCGGGTTTAGCCCGCGCCCGTCGTCCCGAACCTCGAGGAGGAGCACACCGGCCCCCTCGTCGGGCCCCACCGTTACCCTGCACGAGCGCGCGTCCGAGTGGCGGACGACGTTGGTCATCGCCTCCTGCGCTATGTGGTAGGCCGCGACCTCCACGGCCGCCGGGAGCGACGGCAGCGGGCCGCCGTTCAGGCTCTCGACCTCGACCTCTAGCCCGTTGTGGCTGTACTGGGCTGCCGTCTCGAGGAGGGCCGGGATCAGGCCAAGCTCGTCGAGCGTGGGCGGACGGAGGGCGTGGACGGAGCGCCGGACGTCGGATACGGCATCCCGGGCGCGCTCGGCCAGATCCGAGAGCAGGTCCGCTGCGTCGGGGTCGCGGGCGAGCTTGTTACGGGCCGTCTCTATCTTCAGGGTGAGGGCGGCGAGCCGCGGCCCCACGCCGTCGTGCAGGTCGCGCCTGAGGCGCCGGCGCTCCTCCTCGCGGGCCGTGACGAGGCGCTCGCGCGAGTTCTGCAGGTCCGCGGTCAGGCGCGAGGCGCGCACGGCGACCCCGATCTGGCGCGCCAGGTCCCCCAGGAGCCGGCGGTCGGCCGGCGCGAAATCCGTCTCGCCCGCGCGCCGTCCGAGGACCAGCCACCCGACCCGCTCTCCCCCGTAGAGGAGCGGGAGCCTGACGATGTCGGCCACGGGTGCGCCGGTCTCGGCGGCGACCTCGCCCGGCCCGCCGACCTCGATGGCGACGTAGGGGAGCCTCAGGGCCTCGGCGACCGTGCGGGTGACGGCAGGCAGCATGACGTTGGGGGTAAGCGTGGTCTCCAGGCGCTCCCCGAGCTTGCTTAGCGCCGCGTAGGGGTCGTCGCGCTCGCCGTAGAGCAGGCGGTTGACCCCGCGTTGCAGACGGTCCCTCAGTGGCGCGAAGAGGACCGCGACGAGCCCCGTGGCGAAGAGCGAGACCAGGAAGTTGCCGCCCGAGTGGAAGATCATGCCCGTCACGCCCACGATAAGCACGTAGAGGGCGAGGACGCAGGCCGTCAGGGCCCCGTAGACGAGCGCGCGGTTGATGATGAGGTCGGCCTTGAACAGGTGGTAGCGCTGCATCGCGATGCCGAAGGCCACGGGCATCGGAAGGGCGAAGAGCCAGAACGCCGGGACGCCGTAGAGTTCGTAGAGACCGCGGGCGTGACCCGAGTCGGGCAGGAGCACGTCGGGCAGGTACACGAGCCCGTAACCGACGCACGCGCCGGCCACGATCAGAACCACCCACTTGGTCATCAGGCGCTGCCTCATATCCGCCCGGCGGTAACGCACGGCCTGCGCCGCCAGGCCCAGGCCCCAGCCGAGCAGCAGGAGGACCAGGAACGCGGCGAACGACGCCTCGAACGGGTCTATCAGGCTGAACCACGATCCCGGAAAGATCCCCCACGCCAAACAATAGAAGAACCAGGCAACGGCGCTGAACTTTGTCCAACCGGGCACGAAGCGGCCGTCCGGAAAGAGCAAGAAGAACATTACCGCCAGCAGCACCCCTGCGGCCTGCGTCAGGTCCGCGAGCGGTTGCAGTACGGGGGGAAGGGCGAGCGCGTCCAGGGTCGGCGTCACCCACACGGCGTAGGCTATAAAGACAGAGGAGAAGAAGAGCGAAGACCAGTCTCGCTTGTTGCGCCAGGCTATGGCAAGCGAGATCAGCGTAAAGGTCAGCACGAAGAGGACCTCGAGCGACAACACGGCGAGGGCGTAATGGCCGGCCCCTGGCACCAGGTACCCGAGCGGGCCGTCCACGGCCCCGAGATGGCCCGACACGCGGCGGGCCACCCCCGCGAGCTCCCCGTACCTGGCGGGTACGGCGAGGACGAACAGGATCAGGGACAACCCCACGAGCGTCCGCGCCGCGACCCGCGCGATCAGGGGGGCGCGCGGCGCGTTGGACGGCGCCGCGTCAGGCTTCATCGCCGCCCACACGGACAAGGCGTCCGGCGGGATGAGCCCCTCGACCGCCCCTCTCACTCGCGACTCCCACCACGAGTAAATAATGGCACAAGCACGGGCCCGTTACACCTTTCGGGAACCGTCATCCTTCCGGGCGCGTGCCTCGACATCACCTGACCGTGAACGACCAGGACCTCGCGCCGACGTTGCCGGCCTCATCGGTGGCGACCAGCCTGACGTTCTTCTTTCCGGCCGAGAGACTCGGGGAGTTGTAGACGAGGACGTCCGTCGAGGAACCGTAAGTGTACTTGGCCGCGGGGATCAAAGCCCCGTTCACGTAGAGCTTTATGTCGCCCTCGACGAGGTTCGTCAGGTTGTCCTTGACGGTCGCCCTGATCGTGGGCGTGCGGTCGCTCGTGGTCGATCCCGAAAGGGGGCGCATGGCGCTGATAGTCGGCTTTATGGTGTCGACGGTCCACGTGCGGACCGCCGGGGTCGCGTCCGCGTTGCCCGCCACGTCTGTGGCCCGCACCCTGAAAGTGTGGGTCCCGTTCGCAACGGTATAGGTCTTCGGCGAGGCGCAGCCTGCGAAGGCGGCCCCGTCCAGGCTGCACTCGAAGGCCGATCCCGTTTCGGAGGAGACGAAGCCGAGGCTCGCCGCGGCGTTCCTGGTCGGGTTCGGGGGGCCCGAGGTGATCGTGGTCTGGGGCGGGATGGAGTCCTGCTGCCAGTCAGGCTTCTCGTCCTTACGCAGGGTGGTATCAACGCCCTTCTTGTTGGCACCGCTTTCGTCCATCATCCATATGTCCCCACCCCTCACGTACGCGATGCTGTTGCCATCAGGCGACCATGTGGGCTGCGAGCCCCCACCATCACCCGTGGTCAGGTTCACCTTGCCGCTGCCATTGCTCGCGTTCATCGTCCACACGTCTGCTTTTGTCGAGTAGGCAATCCGCGTGCCGTCGGGCGACCAGGTTGGGTCTTCGTCGTTGTACTGGTATACGGGGGTCATTGTGCTGTCGTCGTCCGTGAGGTTGAGTGCGTCGTTGGTAGCGGGGTTGGCATCCATCACGTAGATATTGCTGTTGGTGTCGCCAGGGCGTCCTTCGCTGAGGAAGGCGAAACGGCTTCCGTCGGGCGACCACGCGGGCTGCGTGTCGCGCACGCCTTGCGGGGTATTGGTCATCTGCACGAGGTCGCTACCGTCAGCGTCCATCACCCATATCTCAAGGTCCGTGGTCGTGTCGGTATCAGACTTGCCTGCCACGAAGGCAATCCGCGTGCCATCGGGCGACCAGGTGGGCTCCTGTTCCGCTATCGTGTCCGTCGAGGTGAGCTGCTGCCGCCCGCTGCCGTCGGCGTTCATGACGGATATCTCTTTGCTGTTCCTGCTCGTGCTCTGGAAGACTATCCGCGTGCCATCGGGCGACCAGGTAGGCTGGCTCTCGCCAGGGCTGGTGCCGGGCACCTTGGCGGCGGTGCTGTTGCCAGGGAAGGTCGTGTAGAGTCCAGGTCCGGTAGAGCGGTCGCTCCAGAAGATGATCTTGCCGTTCTTCCCCGGGAACGCCGCCTCCGCCGGTTTCGTCGCGAGCAGCGCGAGAAGCGCCAGGGACACCGCCGCGATCAGCATGAAAAGTTTGATCTGGCCTGTCTTGGTCATCTGCAAGGTTCCTTTCTCCGAACCGGGTTTTTCCGTTACCTGATCGTGAAGTACCAGGACTTCGTCCCGGCGTTCCTCGCCCCGTCCATCGCCACTATCTTCACGGTCTTCTTGCCTTTCGCGAGACTCGGCGAGTTGTAGACGAGGAGGCCCGTGGAAGCGGCGTACCTGAACTTGGCCGGAGGGATCGCTTTCCCCGCCACGTAGAGCTTTATGTTGCCCGTGCTCAGGGGTCTGTTGTCCTTGACGGTCGCCCTGATGGTCGGGGTCGTGTCCCGGATTACCGAACCGTGCCCGGGGGACATCCCGCTGATGGTCGGCTTTATTGTGTCGACGGTCCACGTGCGAACGGCGGGAGTAGTGTCCGCGTTGCCGGCCACGTCCTTCGCCCGCACGGAGAAGGTGTGGGGGCCGTTGGAGAGCCCGGTGTAGCCCTTCGGGGAGGAGCAGGCCGCGAATGCGCCGCCGTCCAGCCTGCACTCGAAGGTCGAACCGGTCTCGCTGGAGGCAAGGCCAAAGCTGGCGGAGGGGAGGTTGACCACGCCCGTCGGGCCCGAGGTTATGGTCGTGTCGGGGGCGTTGGTATCGAGCTGGCTGTCCAGCAAGATCCCGTCTTCTATCGCCGCCGTCGAGACGTTGCCCGCGTTGTCCCGGTACTGGACGTGGACGGTCTTGGTCCCGTCGCCGCCGCTCAAAAGCCACGAACGGCCCGTAGAGTAGGGTTCCCACGCGGACCACGTTTCGGTGTTCTCGTTGCGGAACCGCATGTGGCCCACCCCGGAGCCGGGCAGCGGGTCTGTGGCCGAGAGGTCGAGCCTCACCGTCGCGTTGTTCGTGGCGGCGGCGTCGCCGTTTATCCTGACCGTGCCCGTGGGCGCCACGTTGTTTACGGAGACGGTCCTCGCATACTCGTTCGTGCCGCCGTCCTTGTCCGTCACCCTGCCTCTGACCGTCATGTTTGGCTGGTCGAGGGCGGTGCAGGTTTTGCTCGGGGCACCCGACGAAACAAAGCCGGGTCCGTCACCGCAGTCGAAGGCGTAGGAGAGCGCAGCCCCGTCGGCGCCCGACGGATCGGCGACGTTCGAGAGTGAGATCTGGAAGTTTCCGCCCTGGTCCACCTCTGCCGGGGCCTCGAAGGCTGCCGTCGGCGCCACGTTGTTCACCGTGATCGTCCTGGTGTACTCGGTAAAGCCGCCGTCCTTATCGATGATCCGGGCGCGTACGGACCTGGCACCATTATCGTCGAAGGTGCAATTAGTAGACGCAGCAGTACCGCTGCTTGCGTAGGTGGCCCCGTCGAGCGGGCCGCCGTTGCAGTCGAAGGCGTAGTGGAACCCGGCGGTCGTGTCGGCCTGTCCGTCTTGAGTATTGAAGTTGCCTTTGGCCAGGGAGATCGTCGCCGTGCCGCCCTCGTTGATCGAAGCCGGAGCGTCGAGCACCGCGACCGGGTCGCGGTTGGTGATAGTAACGTTCACGGTAGCGGTGCGGGAAGCCCCGTCGCTGTCAGTCGCAGTCGCGCTCACGCTACCCGTCGCCGGACCGTCGAAGAAACCGCACCAGACGGTGAACGAGCTTTCCTGCCACTCGGAACCGTTGGTGCCGCAACCAGTGTTCAGGGTCCACGTGTCGTTGCCCGGATCGCTTACCGAGAGGTTGTAGCCATGGGATGCGTAACCCAGCGCGAAACTGCCACCCTCCTGTACGCTGGGAAAGCCATTCTGCAGGGTAACCGCCGGGGCCACGTTGTTGACGCCGAGCGAGAAGGTGGTGTCCACAGAATCCGTGCCGTCGGAAGCGGTGATCGTGACGGTCCGGCTCTCGTCGGGGCCGTCGCTGGTACGGAACGTCCAGCTCCAGGTGCCGTTCGCGTCGTCTTTCGTCACGG carries:
- a CDS encoding fructosamine kinase family protein, producing the protein MAERIVAEGVEVHLGERLKSARPLGGGCIGEVYKVDLQDGTPLVAKVDRDGDSNLDREAYMLRYLRQRTDLPVPRVFHGTETLLLMEFVEGASRFPAEAEHHAAELLAALHGITADAYGHERDTLIGSLDQPNPWTENWVDFFRDRRLIHFARVAYEAGRLPVSDLKRVERLAERLEDLIGEANPPALIHGDVWSANVLARDGRITAFLDPAIYHADPEIELSFISLFNSFGDPFFKRYAEIRPIRDGFFESRRDLYSLYPLLVHTYFFGGGYLERVRGVLGRFGV
- a CDS encoding low molecular weight protein-tyrosine-phosphatase → MTTRVLFVCMGNICRSPIAQGVFENVLRREGLEDEVEVDSAGTGGWHVGSPPDGRAVESAARRGLDIGGQRARKFSTEDCRRFDYVLTMDEENYRHVSAMCSGSAVVRPFLDFDPEGPEREVPDPYFGEADGFERVIDLVEAASEGLVEDIRKRHPNGHG
- a CDS encoding response regulator, translated to MSPFRVLLADDHPLFRDGMHGLLDSVEETEVVGEAADGEEAVRLAAELRPDVILMDLNMPNKNGIEATRDILRFNPDASVLVVTMLEDDDSVFAAVRAGALGYLLKGAHQDEVLRAIRAVANGEAIFGPGIARRVMGLFSAGRPQNARAFPELTEREEEILARIARGASNAEISAELFLSLKTVQNHVSNIFRKLQVADRVQAAIRAREAGLGG
- a CDS encoding PD40 domain-containing protein, which translates into the protein MTKTGQIKLFMLIAAVSLALLALLATKPAEAAFPGKNGKIIFWSDRSTGPGLYTTFPGNSTAAKVPGTSPGESQPTWSPDGTRIVFQSTSRNSKEISVMNADGSGRQQLTSTDTIAEQEPTWSPDGTRIAFVAGKSDTDTTTDLEIWVMDADGSDLVQMTNTPQGVRDTQPAWSPDGSRFAFLSEGRPGDTNSNIYVMDANPATNDALNLTDDDSTMTPVYQYNDEDPTWSPDGTRIAYSTKADVWTMNASNGSGKVNLTTGDGGGSQPTWSPDGNSIAYVRGGDIWMMDESGANKKGVDTTLRKDEKPDWQQDSIPPQTTITSGPPNPTRNAAASLGFVSSETGSAFECSLDGAAFAGCASPKTYTVANGTHTFRVRATDVAGNADATPAVRTWTVDTIKPTISAMRPLSGSTTSDRTPTIRATVKDNLTNLVEGDIKLYVNGALIPAAKYTYGSSTDVLVYNSPSLSAGKKNVRLVATDEAGNVGARSWSFTVR
- a CDS encoding sensor histidine kinase, with the protein product MRGAVEGLIPPDALSVWAAMKPDAAPSNAPRAPLIARVAARTLVGLSLILFVLAVPARYGELAGVARRVSGHLGAVDGPLGYLVPGAGHYALAVLSLEVLFVLTFTLISLAIAWRNKRDWSSLFFSSVFIAYAVWVTPTLDALALPPVLQPLADLTQAAGVLLAVMFFLLFPDGRFVPGWTKFSAVAWFFYCLAWGIFPGSWFSLIDPFEASFAAFLVLLLLGWGLGLAAQAVRYRRADMRQRLMTKWVVLIVAGACVGYGLVYLPDVLLPDSGHARGLYELYGVPAFWLFALPMPVAFGIAMQRYHLFKADLIINRALVYGALTACVLALYVLIVGVTGMIFHSGGNFLVSLFATGLVAVLFAPLRDRLQRGVNRLLYGERDDPYAALSKLGERLETTLTPNVMLPAVTRTVAEALRLPYVAIEVGGPGEVAAETGAPVADIVRLPLLYGGERVGWLVLGRRAGETDFAPADRRLLGDLARQIGVAVRASRLTADLQNSRERLVTAREEERRRLRRDLHDGVGPRLAALTLKIETARNKLARDPDAADLLSDLAERARDAVSDVRRSVHALRPPTLDELGLIPALLETAAQYSHNGLEVEVESLNGGPLPSLPAAVEVAAYHIAQEAMTNVVRHSDARSCRVTVGPDEGAGVLLLEVRDDGRGLNPDGGLGVGLSSMRERAEELGGTLAVGAHPDGGTLVRAELPFSPEGGA